Part of the Caldanaerobius fijiensis DSM 17918 genome is shown below.
GGTTTATACGTGATTTTTAAACCAGCTCCTCTTGTTTTGTATCTAAAATACTTGACAATATGCCATGTATATGTTAAATTAATTGTGTAAATCCTAGTATATAGCTAGGAATTGTTGGAGGTGTACGATGAGACTTTCTACAAAAGGACAATATGGCGTCAGAGCCATGCTTGAGTTGGCATTAAACTATGGTGAAGGCCCTATTGCGCTAAAGACTATAGCCGAAAAGCAGGATATATCGGAACACTATCTTGAACAGTTAATAGCTATTTTAAAGAAAGCTGGTCTTGTAAAAAGTACCCGCGGTGCTCAGGGCGGTTATACATTGGCTATGGCACCTAGCGAGATAACTGTAGGAGATATTTTAAGGGCATTGGAAGGTCCTCTGGCTCCCGTAGAATGTGTTATTGATGGGGAAGAGGTAGAGTGTCAGCGTGCCGATTTTTGCGTTTCAAGGTTGGTATGGCAGAAAATAAAGGATAGTTTAAATAAGGTAGTTGACTCTATAACTTTGCAGGATATGGTTGATGATTATAAAAAAATGAATAGTAAAGATTCATACATGTATTATATATGAT
Proteins encoded:
- a CDS encoding RrF2 family transcriptional regulator; this translates as MRLSTKGQYGVRAMLELALNYGEGPIALKTIAEKQDISEHYLEQLIAILKKAGLVKSTRGAQGGYTLAMAPSEITVGDILRALEGPLAPVECVIDGEEVECQRADFCVSRLVWQKIKDSLNKVVDSITLQDMVDDYKKMNSKDSYMYYI